A window of the Elusimicrobiota bacterium genome harbors these coding sequences:
- a CDS encoding 8-oxoguanine deaminase, translating to MKEKTLLIKNALTLALMDTACREIKGGDIYIEGPEIKKTGKNLKIKADTVIDATNCVVLPGFVNTHHHLYQTLTRNLPAVQDAKLFDWLIYLYEIWRRLSPEAVYTSTQVGLGELLLTGCTTSTDHLYVFPKKNSGLFIDTQIEAAKELGMRFHPTRGSMSRGRSKGGLPPDDVVQSEDFIMKDCERLVHKYHDKNKFAMTRVALAPCSPFSVTTELLKITAEMAKKWGVRMHTHLAETIDEEDFCKKLFKMRPLEYMESVGWVTEGNSWFAHCVYINEAEAKKMGKTRTGVAHCPCSNLRLGSGIAPVRMFLKHKVPVGLAVDGSASNDSSDMLGEIRQTMLVHRVKSGVESMPARDAFRLATRGGAEVLGRDDIGSIEPGKAADIAIFDVSGLDFAGSKSDPLASLLFCGASHRTKYTIVDGKVVVKNGRLVNVDEFKLAEKANKISARMIK from the coding sequence ATGAAAGAAAAAACACTGCTTATAAAAAACGCTTTAACGCTGGCTCTGATGGACACGGCGTGCCGTGAGATAAAAGGCGGCGATATCTATATAGAGGGCCCTGAGATAAAAAAAACAGGCAAAAATCTTAAAATCAAGGCCGATACCGTAATTGACGCTACAAACTGCGTCGTCCTGCCGGGTTTCGTCAACACCCACCACCATCTTTACCAGACTTTGACCCGCAATCTTCCCGCCGTGCAGGACGCCAAGCTTTTTGACTGGCTGATTTACCTTTATGAAATTTGGCGGCGTCTTTCCCCGGAGGCGGTTTATACAAGCACCCAGGTGGGGCTGGGCGAGCTGCTGCTTACCGGCTGTACCACCAGCACGGACCATCTCTATGTTTTCCCCAAAAAGAACAGCGGCCTGTTCATCGACACACAGATAGAGGCCGCAAAAGAGCTGGGGATGCGTTTCCACCCCACGCGCGGCTCAATGTCCCGTGGCCGTTCCAAGGGAGGTCTGCCGCCGGACGACGTGGTGCAGAGCGAAGATTTCATAATGAAGGACTGCGAGCGCCTGGTCCACAAATATCACGATAAAAATAAGTTCGCCATGACGCGCGTGGCGCTTGCGCCCTGTTCGCCTTTCTCGGTGACAACGGAGCTCTTGAAAATCACCGCCGAGATGGCCAAAAAATGGGGGGTCAGGATGCACACGCATCTGGCCGAGACCATTGACGAAGAAGATTTCTGCAAGAAGCTTTTTAAAATGCGCCCGCTTGAATACATGGAGTCGGTCGGCTGGGTTACCGAAGGCAATTCCTGGTTCGCCCACTGCGTTTATATAAACGAGGCCGAGGCGAAAAAAATGGGCAAAACCCGCACCGGTGTGGCCCATTGCCCCTGCTCGAACCTGCGGCTCGGCTCCGGTATCGCGCCTGTGCGGATGTTCCTGAAGCATAAAGTGCCGGTGGGGCTTGCCGTGGACGGTTCCGCCTCGAACGATTCCTCGGATATGCTGGGCGAAATACGCCAGACAATGCTTGTGCACAGGGTCAAAAGCGGCGTGGAATCAATGCCGGCCCGCGACGCTTTCAGGCTTGCCACGCGCGGCGGGGCTGAAGTGCTGGGCCGGGACGATATAGGCTCCATCGAGCCGGGCAAGGCCGCCGACATAGCTATATTTGACGTATCGGGACTTGACTTCGCCGGCTCCAAATCGGACCCCCTGGCTTCGCTGCTGTTCTGCGGCGCGTCCCACAGGACGAAGTACACCATAGTCGACGGCAAAGTTGTGGTCAAAAACGGCCGCTTAGTAAATGTGGATGAATTCAAGCTTGCGGAAAAGGCCAACAAGATTTCCGCCCGGATGATAAAGTGA
- a CDS encoding DUF6498-containing protein, which yields MLIPRRVSSYTLIASNLVPIVMAPHDAAGIQEILAFYWTESVILGFFNILKILFASASDKYPEPVTFKMLNSRDCDVLAALGSNMGFFGKLFIAIFFTFPFLMYLGLYGVFLVGFFIDSAWLPLILKIKWWLLGLFISHGASFLLDYLASSEFRRTRSENLLEPLFSRLMITNLALLAVAGIFNSLGVWLIMIAFVIVKVVKELRYEAVCLLQADPGNIYRVFVFFENEDLLKKKFKLAGP from the coding sequence ATGCTGATCCCGCGCAGAGTTTCAAGCTATACGCTTATTGCCTCTAACCTGGTTCCTATCGTCATGGCGCCTCATGATGCCGCGGGTATACAGGAAATACTCGCTTTTTACTGGACTGAATCCGTGATATTGGGATTTTTTAACATCCTGAAGATACTTTTTGCATCCGCGTCGGACAAATACCCGGAGCCGGTCACTTTTAAAATGCTCAATTCCCGGGATTGTGATGTACTGGCCGCACTTGGCTCAAATATGGGTTTCTTCGGAAAACTGTTCATCGCGATTTTTTTTACTTTTCCTTTTTTAATGTATTTAGGCCTGTACGGCGTGTTTCTTGTCGGATTCTTCATTGATAGCGCCTGGCTGCCTTTAATCCTAAAAATAAAATGGTGGCTGTTGGGTCTGTTCATAAGCCACGGTGCATCATTTTTATTAGATTATCTGGCTAGTAGCGAATTCCGCAGGACAAGGTCGGAAAACCTGCTGGAGCCGCTTTTTTCCAGGCTGATGATAACAAATCTTGCCCTGCTTGCGGTGGCCGGGATTTTCAATTCGTTAGGCGTGTGGCTGATAATGATCGCTTTTGTGATAGTTAAGGTCGTTAAGGAGCTCAGGTACGAGGCTGTGTGCCTGCTGCAGGCGGATCCCGGCAATATTTACCGGGTATTTGTGTTTTTTGAGAATGAAGACCTGCTTAAAAAAAAATTTAAACTGGCCGGGCCTTGA
- a CDS encoding glutamine--tRNA ligase/YqeY domain fusion protein codes for METQEIKSNFIREIIDRDLASGKFGGRVHTRFPPEPNGYLHIGHAKSICLNSGIARDYKGKFNLRFDDTNPSKEEQEYVDSIVDDVKWLGGDFEDRLLFASDYFPQMYDWAMALVKKGKAFVCDLSAEEMRRYRGTPSEPGKDSPFRNRSIEENADLFERMRKGEFPDGSRVLRAKIDMAHPNLNMRDPVMYRILHTDHHRQGDKWCVYPMYDWAHGLEDSIEQITHSICTLEFEDHRPLYDWFLDALEIYHPQQLEFARLNITNTVLSKRKLLELVRDKHVSGWDDPRMPTISGLRRRGYTSESIRAFCAEIGVAKFNSIVGIWVLEDAIRHELNKTAPRVMAVLRPLKMVIDNYPEGQVEEMDAVNNPEDPAAGKRKVPFCKEIYIEQDDFKEVPPKKFFRMTPGQEVRLRSAYIVKCGEAVKDAVGNITEIHCTYDPATRGGDAPDGRKIKGTIHWVSARHCVTAQVRLYDALFTKRNPEDVEEGRDYKENLNPKSLEVLGNACCEPGVKNIAPGSRVQFERLGYFFTDPIDSKPGAPVFNRTVTLKDTWAKIEQKDK; via the coding sequence ATGGAAACTCAAGAAATAAAATCAAATTTTATCCGTGAGATAATAGACCGGGACCTGGCCTCCGGCAAGTTCGGGGGGCGCGTGCACACGCGGTTCCCGCCGGAACCCAACGGATACCTGCATATCGGCCACGCCAAGTCCATCTGCCTTAATTCCGGTATCGCCCGCGATTATAAGGGCAAGTTCAACCTTCGTTTTGACGACACCAACCCCTCCAAAGAAGAACAGGAGTACGTGGATTCCATTGTGGACGATGTCAAATGGCTGGGCGGGGATTTCGAAGACCGCCTGCTTTTCGCTTCCGACTATTTCCCGCAGATGTACGATTGGGCCATGGCGCTGGTAAAAAAAGGGAAAGCCTTCGTTTGCGACCTGAGCGCGGAGGAAATGCGCCGGTACCGCGGCACGCCTTCCGAGCCGGGAAAAGACAGCCCGTTCCGCAACCGGTCCATCGAAGAGAACGCGGATTTGTTCGAACGCATGCGCAAAGGCGAATTCCCCGACGGTTCGCGGGTGCTGCGCGCGAAGATAGACATGGCCCACCCGAACCTGAACATGCGCGACCCGGTCATGTACCGCATCCTCCACACCGACCATCACCGTCAGGGCGACAAGTGGTGCGTGTATCCCATGTATGACTGGGCGCACGGCCTGGAAGATTCCATTGAACAGATAACCCATTCCATCTGCACCCTTGAATTCGAGGATCACCGGCCTCTTTATGACTGGTTTTTGGACGCGCTGGAGATATATCATCCCCAGCAGCTGGAATTCGCCCGTCTGAATATAACCAACACTGTCCTGAGCAAGCGCAAGCTGCTTGAACTGGTGCGGGATAAGCATGTCAGCGGCTGGGACGATCCGCGCATGCCCACTATCTCCGGGCTCCGGCGCAGGGGATACACCTCGGAATCCATCCGGGCTTTCTGCGCGGAGATAGGCGTAGCCAAGTTCAACAGCATCGTGGGTATCTGGGTGCTGGAAGACGCTATCCGACATGAATTGAATAAGACCGCGCCCCGTGTTATGGCGGTGCTGCGGCCGTTAAAAATGGTGATAGACAATTATCCCGAGGGCCAGGTTGAGGAGATGGACGCGGTAAATAACCCCGAAGACCCTGCTGCAGGAAAGCGCAAGGTGCCGTTCTGCAAGGAAATATATATTGAACAGGATGATTTTAAAGAAGTCCCGCCGAAAAAGTTTTTCCGTATGACCCCGGGCCAGGAAGTCCGTCTGCGGTCCGCCTATATAGTTAAATGTGGGGAAGCTGTTAAAGACGCGGTGGGAAACATAACGGAGATCCACTGCACCTATGACCCGGCCACGCGCGGCGGGGACGCGCCCGACGGCCGTAAAATTAAAGGCACTATCCACTGGGTGTCGGCCAGACACTGCGTCACCGCCCAGGTACGGTTATATGACGCGCTGTTCACCAAACGCAATCCCGAGGATGTGGAAGAAGGCCGGGACTATAAAGAAAATTTGAACCCCAAGTCGCTTGAAGTGCTGGGCAACGCCTGCTGCGAGCCGGGTGTGAAAAATATCGCCCCGGGCTCGCGGGTCCAGTTCGAGCGGCTCGGCTACTTTTTTACCGACCCCATAGATTCAAAACCCGGTGCCCCGGTGTTCAACCGTACTGTGACCCTGAAAGACACCTGGGCCAAAATAGAACAAAAAGACAAATAA
- the ssnA gene encoding putative aminohydrolase SsnA: MNHTVLIKNATIVTLGEKNRVLRGYSILCEDGKIIKIAKASHFKGRYAKVVDARGKVAMPGFINSHMHFYSTFARGLGKAKPSKNFVEVLNNLWWRLDKKLTNADSYYSTVIPLIEAVKKGTTTIIDHHASPFAIGGSLQAIEKAVRETGLRACLCYELSDRDGKETARAGLEENAGFIRYAAKKNDNFIKAMFGLHASFTLTNATLEEAAETGLKLGAGFHIHTAESQSDQIFCETHHKMRVVERLKKFGILGPKSIAAHCVHVNDAEIDILKETGTAVVHNPQSNANNSVGIADIVKMSARGVLVGLGTDAMTVNMLEEVRNGVWLQHLKHDPSQGFMEPATALLVNNAKIANRYFTGLGELKEGFAADIILMDYFPPTPMDETNFYGHLVFGLSQSAVDTTIAAGRVLMEGKKLKLNIDEEKVSRKSLELAKKLWSRF, translated from the coding sequence ATGAACCATACCGTCCTGATCAAAAACGCAACTATAGTCACTTTGGGAGAAAAAAACCGCGTCCTCCGCGGGTATTCAATACTGTGCGAAGACGGCAAAATAATAAAAATCGCCAAAGCCTCGCATTTTAAAGGCAGATACGCCAAAGTCGTGGACGCGCGCGGCAAGGTGGCGATGCCGGGCTTCATCAACTCCCATATGCATTTTTACAGCACCTTCGCGCGCGGGCTGGGAAAAGCAAAGCCCTCGAAAAATTTTGTTGAGGTGCTTAATAATCTCTGGTGGCGGCTGGACAAGAAGCTGACCAATGCCGATTCCTATTACAGCACGGTCATTCCCCTTATCGAGGCGGTGAAGAAAGGCACCACAACGATAATAGACCACCACGCCAGCCCCTTTGCCATTGGAGGCTCTCTGCAAGCCATTGAGAAGGCCGTCAGGGAAACAGGCCTTCGCGCCTGCCTGTGTTACGAACTGTCCGACCGCGACGGCAAAGAAACGGCCAGGGCCGGCCTTGAGGAAAACGCCGGTTTCATAAGATATGCGGCCAAAAAAAACGACAACTTCATAAAAGCCATGTTCGGCCTGCACGCTTCCTTCACCCTGACCAACGCCACCCTTGAGGAAGCCGCCGAAACGGGTCTCAAACTGGGCGCCGGTTTCCACATCCATACAGCAGAATCGCAATCCGATCAGATCTTCTGCGAAACCCATCACAAGATGCGCGTGGTGGAGCGCCTGAAAAAATTCGGCATCCTTGGCCCCAAATCCATAGCCGCCCACTGCGTGCATGTTAACGACGCGGAAATTGACATCTTAAAGGAGACCGGCACCGCCGTAGTGCACAATCCGCAGTCTAACGCCAATAATTCCGTGGGCATAGCCGACATAGTTAAAATGTCGGCCCGCGGCGTACTGGTGGGCCTTGGCACCGATGCCATGACGGTAAACATGCTGGAGGAAGTAAGGAACGGCGTGTGGCTGCAGCATCTTAAGCACGATCCCTCACAGGGTTTTATGGAGCCGGCTACGGCGCTGCTGGTAAACAACGCCAAAATAGCCAATCGCTATTTCACCGGCCTTGGCGAGCTGAAGGAAGGCTTTGCCGCCGACATCATCCTGATGGATTATTTCCCCCCGACTCCCATGGATGAGACCAACTTCTACGGCCATCTGGTGTTCGGCCTATCGCAGAGCGCGGTAGACACCACCATAGCGGCAGGCCGCGTGCTTATGGAAGGCAAGAAACTGAAACTGAATATTGACGAAGAGAAAGTTTCCCGCAAATCCCTTGAACTCGCCAAAAAACTTTGGAGCAGGTTCTAG
- a CDS encoding ATP-dependent 6-phosphofructokinase, producing MGKTIKRIAINTGGGDAPGLNAVIRATVISALNRGWECVGIRDGYNGLMKPEEYPEGGLIPLTRKTVRGITHLGGTILGTTNKGNPLKYPTRGPDGKLYEKDRSDELVAAFKKNKIDALIALGGDGSLGIANVLAEKGIRAIGVPKTIDNDLDKTVITFGFDSAVSFATECLDRLHSTAEAHCRVMVVEVMGRYAGWIALNVGVSGNADAILIPEIPYDINKVAEALKERPKRGKNYAIVVVAEGAKPKGGTVSVVSKELGRAEKLGGAGERVAKELEPLTGKECRTVVLGHLLRGGHPTTFDRLISLRFGAAAVRALEEGKSGVMVALDPPTVRYVPLKEATSRMKTVPLDCDTVLTARDLGISFGD from the coding sequence ATGGGAAAAACAATTAAAAGGATCGCTATTAATACCGGCGGGGGGGATGCTCCGGGGCTGAACGCGGTCATAAGGGCGACGGTCATTTCCGCGCTTAACCGCGGCTGGGAATGCGTGGGCATACGCGACGGCTATAACGGCCTGATGAAACCGGAAGAATATCCGGAAGGCGGGCTTATACCGCTTACGCGCAAGACTGTGCGCGGCATAACGCATCTGGGCGGCACAATACTCGGCACCACCAATAAAGGCAATCCCCTGAAATATCCCACCAGGGGCCCGGACGGAAAGCTTTATGAAAAGGACCGCTCGGACGAACTGGTTGCGGCTTTCAAAAAGAATAAGATAGATGCGCTGATAGCTCTGGGCGGAGACGGCTCGCTCGGCATAGCCAATGTCCTTGCTGAAAAGGGCATACGCGCTATAGGTGTGCCCAAAACCATAGATAACGATCTGGATAAGACGGTTATAACATTCGGTTTTGATTCGGCGGTTTCATTTGCCACTGAATGCCTGGACCGGCTGCATTCCACCGCCGAAGCGCACTGCCGCGTGATGGTGGTGGAGGTTATGGGCCGCTATGCGGGCTGGATAGCCCTCAATGTGGGAGTTTCCGGCAATGCGGACGCCATACTGATACCTGAAATTCCATACGACATAAACAAGGTGGCGGAGGCGCTCAAAGAAAGGCCCAAGCGGGGCAAAAATTATGCCATTGTGGTTGTCGCGGAAGGGGCAAAACCAAAAGGGGGAACTGTTTCGGTGGTCAGCAAAGAGCTGGGCCGGGCGGAAAAACTTGGTGGCGCGGGGGAGCGCGTGGCGAAGGAACTGGAACCGCTGACAGGAAAAGAATGCCGCACTGTGGTGCTTGGGCATCTGTTGCGCGGCGGCCATCCCACTACTTTTGACCGCCTGATATCGCTCCGGTTCGGCGCGGCCGCCGTGCGCGCGCTGGAAGAGGGTAAGTCTGGGGTGATGGTGGCGCTTGACCCTCCCACTGTGCGCTATGTTCCTCTCAAAGAAGCCACCAGCCGCATGAAGACAGTGCCGCTTGATTGTGATACCGTGCTGACCGCGCGCGACCTCGGAATAAGTTTCGGGGATTAA
- a CDS encoding FAD-dependent oxidoreductase, with amino-acid sequence MEKTSQFLSDAQLKAEVDKCLYCAEKPCKEACPSDCSPADFIMAVKVGEKSDFKRAAALIMGNNPLGGVCGVVCPDKHCMKACARRTFDASVNIPAVQAAIIKKANELGVMPEFAVSKSNAKKVAVVGAGPAGFGAAAVLAQKGYKVDIYDADTSAGGMCNLIPDSRLDKKTLKTDLDFITALGAVSVKYGHKVPDPAKLKGSYNAVLVTTGLDDPIRLKLPGEEAAVLWPDFLKKPAKYRLKGRRVAVIGGGAVAVDCAETAHAGGAAHVELFALEKLGEMPLTAKELAGILDCGIHVSGRTRVTQIVAKDGKITGLQTIKVALPKGKKFHPRVIVDLPGTGQFRKDFDFVIIAVGSRPTFKTDGVQGVFYAGDLANGPTTVVEAVAAGKNAALTIDTFVTGSKNQPFDKNVKSRVVLSGRKLEPVPLEADFFGRKILSPFLLSAAPPSDGYEQMKKAYEAGWPGGVMKTAFDNLSIHIPAEYMFAFTQSTYANCDNVSGHSIDRVCKEIHKLRREFPDRLTMASTGGPVTGNDESDRKGWQSNTKKLEDGGAMGIEYSLSCPQGGDGTKGDIVSQDAELTARIIGWVMEPGDPEIPKLFKLTAAVTSIYPIISAIKEVFAKYPGKKAGVTLANTFPTLAFRKGAKKTWEEGIVVGMSGEGVIPISNLTLANVSRLGVAVSGNGGPMDYKAAAHFLALGAKTVQFCTIVMKNGYGVIDDLHSGLSHLMEERGIKSVNELIGAALPDPIKGFMELTATKKISDVNAELCRHCGNCTRCPYMAVSLDSDLVPVTDASKCIGCSICAQKCFSGALYMRERTSREMKLLSES; translated from the coding sequence ATGGAAAAGACCTCTCAATTTTTAAGCGACGCCCAGCTTAAAGCTGAAGTGGATAAGTGTCTCTATTGCGCGGAAAAACCCTGCAAAGAGGCCTGCCCGTCGGACTGTTCGCCGGCCGATTTCATAATGGCCGTTAAAGTGGGTGAAAAATCTGATTTCAAGCGCGCCGCCGCCCTGATAATGGGGAACAATCCGCTTGGCGGAGTCTGCGGCGTGGTCTGCCCCGACAAGCACTGCATGAAAGCGTGCGCGCGCCGCACTTTTGACGCGTCGGTTAACATCCCCGCCGTGCAGGCCGCGATAATCAAAAAGGCGAACGAACTCGGTGTGATGCCGGAATTTGCAGTATCAAAATCCAACGCGAAAAAAGTGGCGGTGGTAGGCGCCGGGCCCGCGGGATTCGGCGCCGCGGCGGTCCTGGCGCAGAAGGGCTACAAAGTGGACATCTATGACGCCGACACCTCGGCGGGAGGGATGTGCAACCTTATACCTGATTCGCGGCTTGATAAGAAAACGCTTAAAACCGACCTTGATTTCATCACCGCGCTAGGGGCCGTGTCCGTCAAGTACGGTCACAAGGTTCCTGACCCCGCAAAACTCAAGGGCAGCTACAACGCCGTGCTGGTAACTACCGGCCTGGACGATCCGATACGGCTTAAGCTGCCTGGGGAAGAAGCGGCCGTCCTGTGGCCGGACTTTCTCAAAAAACCGGCGAAATATCGCCTTAAAGGCCGGCGCGTGGCCGTTATAGGCGGCGGAGCGGTTGCAGTCGATTGCGCCGAAACAGCCCATGCCGGCGGGGCCGCGCACGTCGAGCTGTTCGCGCTTGAAAAGCTGGGCGAGATGCCGCTTACGGCCAAAGAACTGGCCGGGATTCTGGACTGCGGCATACATGTGAGCGGCCGCACGCGCGTGACGCAGATCGTCGCCAAAGACGGGAAAATAACGGGCCTTCAAACTATAAAGGTGGCACTTCCCAAAGGGAAAAAATTCCATCCCCGGGTTATAGTAGACCTCCCCGGGACCGGGCAGTTCCGCAAGGATTTTGACTTCGTAATTATAGCCGTGGGAAGCCGGCCGACTTTCAAAACCGACGGCGTGCAGGGCGTCTTTTATGCCGGAGACCTTGCCAACGGGCCTACCACCGTGGTTGAGGCGGTGGCGGCGGGCAAGAACGCGGCGCTTACGATAGATACCTTCGTGACCGGGAGTAAAAATCAGCCTTTTGACAAGAATGTTAAAAGCCGCGTGGTCCTGTCCGGCAGAAAGCTTGAGCCAGTCCCGCTTGAGGCGGATTTCTTCGGCAGAAAGATACTGTCCCCGTTCCTTCTTTCGGCCGCCCCCCCCTCGGACGGCTACGAACAGATGAAGAAGGCGTACGAAGCCGGGTGGCCGGGCGGGGTCATGAAAACCGCCTTTGACAATCTGTCCATACATATTCCGGCCGAGTATATGTTCGCTTTTACGCAGTCCACCTACGCCAACTGCGACAATGTTTCCGGCCATTCCATTGACCGGGTCTGCAAGGAAATTCACAAACTGCGCCGGGAATTCCCCGACAGGCTGACAATGGCGTCTACCGGCGGCCCGGTCACCGGCAACGACGAAAGCGACAGGAAAGGCTGGCAGTCCAACACAAAGAAGCTTGAAGACGGCGGTGCCATGGGGATCGAATACAGCCTCTCCTGCCCGCAGGGCGGAGACGGCACCAAAGGCGACATTGTCTCGCAGGACGCCGAGCTGACCGCCAGGATAATCGGCTGGGTAATGGAACCCGGCGATCCCGAAATACCGAAGCTTTTCAAGCTTACGGCCGCGGTCACCTCCATCTATCCCATAATCTCCGCCATCAAAGAAGTTTTCGCGAAATATCCCGGCAAGAAAGCCGGGGTAACGCTCGCCAACACCTTCCCGACACTGGCTTTCAGGAAGGGCGCAAAGAAGACATGGGAAGAGGGGATCGTAGTGGGCATGAGCGGAGAAGGCGTGATACCCATAAGCAACCTGACCCTTGCCAATGTCTCAAGGCTCGGCGTCGCGGTTTCCGGCAACGGCGGCCCCATGGATTACAAGGCCGCGGCGCATTTCCTCGCGCTGGGCGCGAAGACCGTCCAGTTCTGCACCATAGTCATGAAAAACGGCTATGGCGTGATAGACGACCTGCATTCGGGACTGAGCCACCTTATGGAGGAGAGAGGCATAAAATCCGTCAATGAACTTATAGGCGCCGCTCTTCCGGATCCGATAAAGGGCTTCATGGAGCTTACGGCGACGAAAAAGATCTCGGACGTCAACGCGGAACTTTGCCGGCACTGCGGGAACTGCACGCGGTGCCCGTATATGGCCGTCAGCCTGGACAGCGACCTTGTGCCCGTCACCGACGCCTCAAAATGCATAGGCTGCTCCATCTGCGCGCAGAAATGCTTCTCCGGCGCGCTGTATATGCGCGAGAGAACTTCCAGGGAAATGAAGCTGCTCAGCGAAAGTTAA
- a CDS encoding nucleotidyltransferase family protein, which translates to MLSAIVLAAGNSARMGRPKALLEYGGRTFIAKVCDALRLAGVEERIVVLGRAEREILAAWKPLGEKVVINPRPEDGQLSSLRIGIEAAASDPDGFIICLVDQPTIAQRTYKEVIAFWSRHKDSIVIPRCRRKQSERIADRGEGLGDDGQGSSDNSYTLSPIRSTLPAFKRGHPIIIPAAYRHLCFEGPLEKGLHWVTHHPSVKVFDLTVDDTGIIRDFDTPEDYTKLVTGNQ; encoded by the coding sequence ATGCTTAGCGCTATCGTATTAGCCGCAGGAAATTCCGCGCGGATGGGCAGGCCTAAAGCCCTGCTGGAATACGGCGGCCGGACTTTCATTGCGAAGGTTTGCGACGCTTTAAGACTTGCCGGCGTGGAAGAAAGGATAGTAGTCCTGGGGCGGGCGGAACGTGAAATACTCGCCGCTTGGAAACCGTTGGGGGAAAAGGTAGTAATAAATCCCCGGCCTGAGGATGGGCAGCTGTCATCGCTGCGAATCGGGATCGAGGCCGCCGCTTCCGATCCCGACGGTTTTATAATTTGCCTTGTGGACCAGCCGACCATTGCGCAGCGCACGTATAAAGAAGTCATCGCTTTTTGGTCCCGTCACAAAGACTCCATAGTGATCCCCCGATGCAGGCGCAAACAAAGCGAGCGTATAGCGGATAGGGGCGAGGGGCTAGGGGATGATGGGCAAGGATCTTCTGATAATTCCTATACGCTATCCCCTATACGCTCTACGCTTCCAGCTTTCAAGCGCGGCCATCCTATAATCATTCCGGCGGCTTACCGTCATCTGTGCTTTGAGGGGCCGTTGGAAAAAGGCCTGCACTGGGTCACACATCATCCTTCGGTAAAAGTTTTTGATCTTACCGTGGACGATACAGGCATTATCCGCGACTTTGACACGCCGGAAGATTACACGAAACTAGTAACCGGTAACCAGTAA
- a CDS encoding HNH endonuclease signature motif containing protein, which produces MALDIHLAHILAGGYSERLRRLPKAIREAVFSRDKGRCRICGEFGEQIDHIRGDSSKLSNLQLLCFHCHNKKTTSGFVKISSKTHPKEWKKRKKLLDRVRSFNPYRLCDRPEWNTLWQTIRSARRDVKKKIAPNRVD; this is translated from the coding sequence ATGGCTCTTGATATTCATCTTGCGCATATTTTAGCAGGAGGTTATTCGGAACGATTGCGCCGACTACCTAAAGCCATCCGTGAGGCAGTTTTCAGCCGTGACAAAGGACGATGCCGAATCTGCGGTGAATTCGGTGAACAGATTGATCATATACGTGGTGATAGCAGTAAACTTAGTAATTTGCAGTTGTTATGTTTTCACTGCCACAATAAAAAAACGACTTCTGGTTTTGTGAAAATTAGTTCCAAAACCCATCCCAAAGAGTGGAAAAAAAGAAAAAAATTATTGGATCGTGTGCGGTCTTTTAATCCATACAGGCTTTGTGATAGGCCCGAATGGAATACTCTTTGGCAAACTATACGAAGTGCTAGACGCGATGTAAAAAAAAAGATAGCACCCAATAGGGTCGACTGA